The following proteins are co-located in the Vigna unguiculata cultivar IT97K-499-35 chromosome 9, ASM411807v1, whole genome shotgun sequence genome:
- the LOC114195992 gene encoding uncharacterized protein LOC114195992 gives MALTTVILFSPMAKTSYVRLFLAMAAIRQWPLYQLDIKNAFLHGDLEEEIYMEQPPGFVAQGESGLVCKLHRSFYGLKQSPRAWFGKFSRVVQNFGLKRCEADHSVFYGHTSPDKCVYLMVYVDDIVITGNDITRIAQLKNHLFSHFQTKDLGRLKYFLGIEVPQSKEGVIIAQRKYALDILEETGLTNCKPIDSPMDSNQKLTRDQGELFSDPKRYRRLVGKLIYLTITRPDLSYPVGVVSQFMQNPHIDHWNAVIRILRYVKGNPRQGLLYENKRSTQVVAYCDADWAGCPIDRRSTTGYCVFLGGNLVSWKSKKQSVVARSSAEAEYRSMALATCELVWIKQLL, from the coding sequence ATGGCCTTGACTACTGTGATACTTTTTTCTCCTATGGCTAAAACCAGTTATGTTCGTCTTTTCCTTGCTATGGCTGCCATTCGCCAATGGCCTCTGTATCAGTTGGACATTAAAAATGCCTTTCTTCATGGTGATCTGGAAGAGGAGATatacatggagcaacctcctgggtttgttgctcagggggagtcggGGTTAGTTTGTAAGTTACATCGTTCTTTCTATGGCTTGAAGCAATCTCCTCGAGCTTGGTTTGGTAAATTTAGTCGTGTTGTGCAGAATTTTGGATTGAAACGTTGTGAAGCGGATCATTCAGTATTTTATGGTCATACTTCTCCTGACAAATGTGTTTATCTTatggtttatgttgatgatattgttatcaCAGGAAATGATATCACTAGAATTGCTCAATTGAAGAACCATTTGTTTAGCCACTTTCAGACCAAAGACCTGGGTCGTCTTAAATATTTCCTTGGCATTGAAGTGCCACAATCAAAAGAAGGTGTCATCATTGCACAGAGAAAATATGCTCTTGATATTTTGGAGGAAACAGGCCTGACAAATTGCAAGCCCATTGATAGCCCCATGGACTCAAATCAAAAGTTAACAAGAGATCAAGGTGAACTTTTCTCAGATCCAAAGAGATATAGAAGGTTGGTTGGAAAACTCATCTACCTTACTATAACAAGACCTGATCTTTCTTATCCAGTGGGAGTTGTAAGTCAATTTATGCAAAATCCCCACATTGATCATTGGAATGCTGTGATTCGCATTCTCAGATATGTAAAAGGGAACCCAAGACAAGGATTGTTGTATGAGAACAAGAGAAGTACTCAAGTTGTAGCGTATTGTGATGCAGATTGGGCTGGTTGTCCaattgatagaagatctaccaCAGGGTATTGTGTATTCCTTGGAGGGAACCTTGTTTCTtggaaaagtaaaaaacaaagtGTTGTTGCTCGATCTAGTGCAGAGGCGGAATATCGATCTATGGCTCTAGCTACATGTGAACTAGTGTGGATTAAACAACTCCTTTAA